The Canis lupus familiaris isolate Mischka breed German Shepherd chromosome X, alternate assembly UU_Cfam_GSD_1.0, whole genome shotgun sequence genome has a segment encoding these proteins:
- the LOC102152097 gene encoding RNA polymerase II elongation factor ELL2-like isoform X1: MVIQYRYDYMAAYEGRTLGSLVDQEGEVAVQEAYGLGPTQGPVTGQPMQLTGSAISAMDSFENYETTVLPQASFQFQGLEEFFTISPDDSITDIYDLDFLFSDVGEDNHQDRTPKPVSSYSPSELSCPSSMQEEPMSTPTNPCQMTEEKRTEAEEGLCNKWRRIRKLCVEKRVPVRKTPQITPDPVPERKRTAPINPAYTIRKSRATSSVHLRPCRERVIHLLALKDYRKPELLIRLQKDGVTENDVSSLGDLLQQVANVNPQTSSYTLKDDVFQELQKDWPGYSELERQSLELVLSRRVQGLQSAAGAKGPEASMCPQADAVASQEHLFTVATVHLARRKIRISRLAQAPATQGTLGGRGNDPAPSPRSEAAAAAPAPAPAPAPPAPSPRLAGSQPPGPATPSSSGRACSAAARPAPRNARGHRTLISKIFGSRRGRQVAVKTFPSLSIQLTYPERMQGSQATTQDHQSDGPRGQVSEPRGQGRAGEHWGCSAPAGAQAVPEVPGYLATYVTIVSPEQRQRYEQDFRAEYDDYQALYNKMLSLSSIFIDLDTQRKRFPPESKEYQEINETISLEYQKMKQRNPNYCAEKQKCQDLYDKLVHIKRLVNEYDQKHRGSQH; the protein is encoded by the coding sequence ATATGACTATATGGCAGCCTATGAAGGGAGAACACTGGGGAGCCTGGTAGACCAGGAAGGAGAGGTGGCCGTACAGGAGGCCTATGGCTTAGGGCCAACGCAGGGCCCTGTCACTGGGCAGCCCATGCAGCTCACCGGATCGGCCATCTCAGCAATGGACTCTTTTGAGAACTATGAGACTACAGTGCTTCCTCAGGCTTCTTTCCAGTTCCAAGGACTCGAAGAGTTTTTCACAATCTCCCCAGATGACTCAATCACAGATATATATGACCTTGACTTTTTGTTCTCAGATGTCGGTGAGGACAACCATCAAGACCGTACCCCAAAACCGGTCTCAAGCTACAGTCCCTCCGAGCTCAGCTGTCCAAGCTCGATGCAAGAGGAACCGATGTCCACACCGACCAACCCTTGCCAGATGACAGAAGAGAAGAGGACCGAGGCAGAGGAGGGACTGTGCAACAAATGGAGAAGAATCAGGAAGCTGTGCGTGGAGAAAAGAGTGCCGGTTCGGAAAACACCGCAGATCACTCCGGATCCAGTGCCCGAGAGGAAGAGAACAGCGCCCATTAACCCTGCATACACCATCCGAAAGTCCCGAGCTACCAGCAGCGTGCACCTGAGACCGTGCAGGGAGAGGGTGATCCACCTGCTGGCCCTGAAGGACTACAGGAAACCCGAACTGCTCATTCGCCTTCAGAAAGACGGCGTCACCGAAAACGACGTCAGCTCGCTTGGAGACCTTCTGCAGCAAGTGGCCAATGTGAACCCTCAGACTTCTTCATACACCCTCAAAGATGACGTTTTCCAGGAGCTCCAGAAAGACTGGCCTGGCTATAGCGAGCTAGAAAGGCAGTCCCTGGAGCTGGTGCTCTCCCGCAGAGTACAGGGGCTGCAGAGTGCCGCAGGTGCCAAGGGCCCAGAAGCTTCTATGTGTCCCCAAGCCGATGCAGTGGCCTCCCAGGAGCACCTGTTCACCGTGGCCACTGTGCACTTGGCGAGGAGGAAGATCCGAATATCTCGCCTGGCGCAGGCCCCGGCCACGCAGGGAACCCTAGGTGGCCGCGGGAACGACCCCGCTCCGTCGCCGCGTTCCGAagccgccgccgcggcccccgccccggccccggccccggccccaccGGCGCCCTCGCCGCGCCTCGCAGGGTCACAGCCGCCCGGGCCGGCGACACCCAGCAGCAGCGGCAGAGCCTGCAGCGCCGCCGCAAGACCCGCGCCCCGAAACGCGCGCGGCCACCGGACTCTCATATCTAAGATCTTCGGGAGCCGCCGCGGGAGACAGGTCGCCGTGAAGACGTTCCCCTCTCTTTCCATTCAGTTGACCTACCCAGAGCGCATGCAGGGGAGCCAGGCGACGACGCAGGACCACCAGAGTGACGGGCCGCGGGGACAGGTCAGCGAGCCCAGGGGCCAAGGCCGCGCAGGTGAGCACTGGGGCTGCAGCGCTCCCGCGGGGGCCCAGGCGGTGCCCGAGGTCCCCGGGTACCTGGCCACCTATGTCACCATCGTCTCCCCCGAGCAGCGTCAGCGCTACGAGCAGGACTTCCGAGCAGAGTACGATGACTACCAGGCCTTGTACAACAAGATGCTGTCTCTGTCCAGCATCTTTATTGACCTAGATACGCAGAGGAAGCGCTTTCCTCCAGAGTCGAAAGAGTACCAGGAGATCAACGAAACAATCTCGCTAGAATACCAGAAGATGAAGCAGAGGAATCCGAACTATTGCGCAGAAAAACAAAAGTGCCAGGATCTTTATGACAAGCTGGTCCACATCAAAAGATTGGTGAATGAGTATGACCAGAAGCACAGAGGATCACAGCACTAG